Part of the Zingiber officinale cultivar Zhangliang chromosome 6A, Zo_v1.1, whole genome shotgun sequence genome, TTAATCTTGCCTGGAATCGGGAAAGATGACGTGCTGGCTACGGGGCGTTAATATTGACCGTGAGGAGACTTCAAGCAACAGGGATTGATATCGCTATCGAACCTGCATACCACAGAGAAGAACTAGAGGCACAAAATGTCAGTCACTGGGCTAGGGAGGGGTCCCCGACATCGGCACTtcaacgctcaagttaggcatatggtggtggagaagatgaacagtaatgAAGAAGAAATGAATTTTGATAGAGAAGCTTCGTGTTCCCACGTCTTTAGGTGGAGACCCCCTTATAtagtattattttttctttctgtaTGAATCTCAATGCATTATCAAAATATAACCAACGATTATGACATTTTAACACATTTCCTAGAATAGACCCATAATTCCTACGCTTTACATGGTAGAAGCTTCTTGTATACAACTTGTATGGGGAATATTCCCCTAATTCTCTGACAATGATTATACAAGATGCTAAAAAGGAATGTTGAACTAATGGGTATTAATGCACTATGATAATAGGATGGCTGACTTCCCTCCAATGCTTGACTAGACCTTGCTCTCGAACGGGGTTGGGTTTGCTAAGTAGTGTTGATCATCTTCAAGGACTTGGCCCCTGGAAGACTAAACTCTTTTGAGGACTTGGCGGCCCTTCTGAGGACTCGGCTTGTAATTCTGTCGAGCAGGGTGAACTGAAAATCCGATCAGGAAAAAGGTTTGATCGACATCTCTTCTAAAGACTCGGCTCGAGATTTCGTTGAGCCGGACGGATTTGGGATCCGATCGGGAAAAAGGTCTGATCGGCGACCCTTCTGAGCACTTAGCTCGAGATTCCGTCCAGACGAGCGGACTAATATGATCAGGAAAAAGGTTTGATCGGTGGCTCTTCTGAGGACTCAACTCAAGATTCCGTTGAGTTGGGCAGACTTAGGAATTCAATCGGATATTTTATCAAGTTATTCGCCCATATTGACTTTAAGTATTGACCCCTCTTTAATTTTGACTGATACCTCAACTAGTTTTCTTAACTTTAACCTGGGCCTACCTTATTCGTCATATCatatacataaaagaataaatttattatatttaagagtttacatttatatatttttaaaatttattgaataCAAATATCTCTGACGTATCAGGTAGATTTTAGAACAATTAATATCGCAAAAAGCATTTATTAAACCAAAATATAATGATTACTTTTTTATTAATTGTAGAACGAATAATTGTCTGaaatattctaaaaaaattaaaaataaggaaaaagttgAAATAAAAATGATTAAGTTGGGTAGTTTTTGATCCGATTCTATAAAGATTTTttattaaacataaattaaaaagtatttaTAACGGACGGGGCATAAGCCTAATATTTCTTAATTGGAAGTCCCGTTTGATAAAAGGATAGGGAGATATATCGATATAGTACATGAGAATTGATATAAACTTCGAACAAATTTTATCTATTGTCTTCTCGGCTCTTGACTCGGGTTACGCCATGCATGGGTAACGTACTTCTCTGAACGCCGGATTCGATTAATGACATGACCCGTATTGGGCACTGGTTCGAATGTGATTCACCACAACCCGAACATTTTTCCTGCTTCGCCTCCAGGTCGGCGGAGAACCTTCCTTTCCGCTAAAGTTTCTCCTCTATTTTTTATTCGCCCGCTCGATATTCTTCCCCTTCTCATCTAGGGCTCCGCGCTTCACTCTGCCGGCGACATCGCTTGGGGTTTTTGGTTCCTGCCTCAGTTGATACGTCAATGCCGTCTCCTTGTCATTGATCATCTCGTAGTAAGtcgtttttttttttactgtttcGAGCAAAAATTCTATAGatctttttttgtttattttccaTGTGGTTGAGTGGATGTTTATTTGATTAGTTCGATGGACTTCATTCAGATGGATCTACGACGTGGATCCAGATGCAGTTCGCTTTGATCAATCTAGGATTTCACCATATCTGTTGTAATTTGTAATCGTGGTTCTTTATGCTCGATCATTAGGTCGGATAGATAGCCTTTTATGTGGGGTTTAAGATAGGATTTCTCTGATTTCCTTATGGGATCGCGTACTGCCTTCGATATCTCTCCATCGCGTACTTGATTCTTCAACATCGTGTTTTATTTATTCACCAAGTACTGAGTATTGGCAGTTTAGGACATTATCATGGGCTACGATTCGGAAGTAATGAAGCATCTCCGACGAGGAATGCTCTGCCTCCGTAATCTGGAACATACTTGATCCCAATCTCCCAAGTCCTATCATTCAGGTTTTATGCGAAATATTGAATGCTTCACATGGTATAAGGCTTTAGATATGCTGCTACTATTACTCGGATATATGTGCAGGCATTATACTGAACCTTCATTTTATCAAACAAGAATAAGTTGTTGCATTCTAAATGTTCAGGTCAGGTAAGTGCTCTGTGCTCAATCATAATCttagtcaaactaaaagaaattaattttatctttctAACTGATCTTCAATTTTTATTACATTCTATCAATCTCCTCGGATACTAGACTTTTTCATCCCACCTTGTTATTTAATCAGTCATCTCTGGATAATTGTTCAACATGTCTGTAATTCTTATAATGTCTTCACATTCATTCAAGCTAATAGGTGTTTTCATGGCTTGGATCCTCGACACTCGAATAGCATAACAGAAACATTAGTATGTTGCCAAGGCTCCAGATACATGTGCATTGCATGTATATGCAAGTGTCCATCATATGCAATTATAGTAGGAGCTGACCATATATAGAGTTATTTTGGTTTCTTTGCATGGTAAAGTCAATCTTGTTTGATTTAGGGCCTGGGGTTATTATTCTAGATGTTAAACTTTTGTGCAGTCCATATTATGAATTCAACATTTTAAGCCTATTGCCTAATCTTAATGAAGCCTATAAGGGGATGCTAATAGATATTTCTCCCTGATTCAACCTTTCTCAGCCAAGTTTAATTTAGGTTTTCAAAAGTGATTGATTGTTTTGTTGAAAAATGGAAAATACACAGAAGGATAGCATTCATATTGAATTCAATTACTTGATGTGAACATTTCTACTAGTCGAGTTTTCTTGTCCTATTCAAATATTCTCATTTATCTGAAGTATCTTCATTGTGCAGTTGCAGTTCTTGTACCTTCCCATGACAAAATTCTTTTACCTCAAGAACATTATGTCATTGATCTGTGATCATTACTTATATCACAATATTCTTATGTGTTACTCTTTTCATCATATTTCTTTTGTCATTCTATTTTAAACAGTAATTTTACCAATCAATTAACACTTATTAAAATGTTAATGTTGCAGAAGTCACTTAACCTGACGCGTTGAGTCAAATCAGGATGTATGAATGCTGGAGAAGGAATATTGTCTCTTAACAATGCAACAAACCAAGCAGAATCCATTTCTTCAGTGTTCATGTCTGTGATATATTCCAAGTCAGCAGGAATACTATCCATTTGAAAACTCTGAAATTGACAATAGTGCAGAACAAAATGACATCAGTCTTGTCCATTATATTTCTGTGAGGTTATTTTTATTCGTTATGACTAGGATTATGGACCATGCTCAGTCATTGGGGGAGTACTAAAGACAATTAAACAATGATTCTGAGTGCATCTGAACAAATCCATGCTCTAAGAGTTCCTGAAGCTAATGTTACACTTTCTCAGGTTGATGTTAAAGTCAACCGTGAGACTGAAAAATGTACGTAACTACATATAGCATCAGAAATTTTTGGTTGTTCTTGCTGAAGGACCATAGATTCAAACTCTGTTACTTTTGGCAGATATTCCAGGATGGTCCTTATTTTCACAATGTAAGGTTCAATCTCAGAAGTGTGAGAAATGTTCAAGAGACTTTTGCTCCACAATTAATTATAGACGGCATGTTCGTCTTCATCGTAGGTCTTTGAATATTGCTAAGGTTCTTTCTTTCATCTAATCCTTTAATGTAGTTTGATaatcttttttttctctttcttcttggaGTTTCTACAGAGTGATCTGAAAGTGAAATGCATAGTTACTTTTGCTACTTTATTTGGGCCAATTTTCTAGTAAAATAATACTATCTTTATTACTAGTTTTTTGTTGTAATGTTAGATTTTACTGATGATTGTTGTTAACAGGAGAATATCCATACTTCAATCTATCATTTTGGCATTTTATCTTATTATGAGTTCGTTAAACTAGGTTCCATATTATTTTCACAACCTTTGTATTCTTAACTGATGTTTTTTTCTTGCTTAAATTTTTTAGGATTTCTTGAAGAATAGGGTACTCTTGGGAGAATACTGGGATAGGGTAAGCTTCTTCAAATACATTTATTAATGCTTTGATTTGCCTTGATAACAACATCTATTCAGTATTCTAATACACGAGTAagcaaaaatagaagctaaaatTCTTAATTGAACAGATGGATAAGTTTGCACCTCACAATTTTTTTTGaatattctttattatttttgttgcatTTCTAGCTACCAATAGAGGAGGCAAAAGATATTCTTTCTTTGAAGGATGCTGTTGTTGAGGTAATTTCAAATGAACTAGTTGTGAATTCATTATTGTGTATCCATTTTCTTAGTTACTATATTATAGAGCATTAATGCTTATTTTGCATCCAACTGTTTGAGCATTCAAAATATAGACATTTGTTGGTATTTCTGGGGAACTGGTGGTGTATGAATTGTTCAGTTTTTTTCACGTGTCTTTGCCTCAGTAGTAATACAAAGTGGCAGCTAACTACTAAATTTTTGATAATATGGTTTAGTTGTTTGCTCTTTTCTAGGTTATGGTTGTCCCTTGTACTCCTCCTTGGTCTGACATACATCAAAGGGACCATTTTGTTTTTTGCATTGTTACATTGCTCTTGTCCTTAAGGAAAAAATGCaggttatgatttttttttctcatggcaaACTGACAGAATACTCAATAGGTTTTTTAGCGATAGGCTTAATCTTCAAGTCGACCCCATCTactgggataagacttggttgttgttgttgttgttgttgttgttgtgctTAAGCTTCAATTGTTTTCAAATCAACTCACTTCTTGATACAGGATAATTAGTTTATGGGTCTTCCTGTCCATGGTCATGTAAGTCTAGAACATTCTCTGGAAGTTGGTTTTCAATTATTGTATTAACTATTATCATCTTTTGGGCTTAGATGCTTACCATTCTATTCTATTATATATTAGTGGAAAGGTTGAGAAATTTGTAGATATGATCACATGAGCACATTGGAGAATGTTTACAAGTTATGAACAGTGCAGATAATTATGTTAAGGAGGGAACTATCTCATCTGAACAATAAGGGAAGGAAAGTTGAGTGGAGGGTATCTCTGATTGGGTTAATGGAGGGATGTTGGGCTTCAACAAAGACTGATTAGTTTGATGGGGATCTTGACAGATTTGGGGGGACTCGAGAAAGAGTCCTGGGAAAGAGTATTTTTGGTGTGGCTAGGATTCGATTAGTGATTGGCTGTTTCTTGGGCTGAGGATTTCAGTGGGGGAGGTTATTAGGGAAAGAGGGGGTTAGCGGGGCTCTCACGTGTGATAGTGGAGAATACTGACAATTGTCAAGAGAAGAAAGGTTGATGAGGGAGGGAGGAGCAGAGAGATGGGAGGCACTGGCAGTGTGATTGAAGATGGGTGGCAAGGGTGTGAAGAGGATCTATTGTTGTCATCCCTTTGCTAACCCTCATAAAACCTatctatgatcagttttattaatccaaatttgacACTAGTTCAACAGATTACCTTATTCAACTATGGTTTACCCAAATTGCACGTATTTTGACATTGTTCAAGTCTAATTTCAAGCCCAATTCAAATCCTAGCCAGCCAAATCTTATCCAACTCAATTGAAGTTTGATCAACCCCCAAAATGCACCAAATTTAACCAAAATCAGACTCCTATTATATTTATAGTGTCATCTCTCCAGAGATATCCTTCCACTTAAGACTAACAGATTTCATCTACACCAAATTTatatcagatccataaatacctattggtttgtgttgggttgcAATTCTTATGTTGTTAACTGCCCTTTGGCAGATTTTATTGAGCCAATTGGCACGTTGTTTAAAAGTGAAATGTCATGTACCTTGATCTTGTGTTTTATTTAAAGGGAGAGCTATTAGTTAATTTTTTACTTCCAGGGTGTTACTggttcttttattataaaggaatTGACAAATTTCATTCAGAACCTTGGTCTTCTATTACTTCCGCATGTGTATGTGAAGGCTGGTGCAACTCTTTTGGTAAGAAAAAATGCAATTCATTTTTGTCTGTTGAAGTGTACAAACTATTATTCTATGTCCCACATTGGTAAATTTCACATTTGCATTGTGTAGGATATTGTAGAAGGGAGTTCTTATAGGTTTCCTTTGTCATCTCAAGATTTGTTTAATCTTCTTGATGATGCAAGTGAGAGGACTTTTTTACATGCTGGCAATGCCTTATCCATGCAAAAGTATATCTTCAATGGAGATGCTGAAAAAATTTCTATCGAGGCGAAAAATTTGGTTGCATTTGCTAGTTTTATGCTTGAACAGAAATTGGTATGATGGCAATCCTCGTACTGAAAATTTGACCTTTTTAATGTTTCTTCTTAGTTTGCCTGTATTTGGTTGCTAGGTCAAGTCGTGGCATGCTGAGAAAGATATTGAAGCATTAAGATTACAGTGTCTGCTTATGGAAGAAGAGGAAATTGCAAAGAAAAGGTACCAATCAATTGAGTTTTCTAATTAACAGAAATACAAGTTCATGAGTATACCTAAGTGATATAATTGGCTTCCTATAACCTCCTCTGCTTTTACCATAATTAAGGAGATGCCCTTGTGTGGAAGCATGCAAGTGTATGTAACTTGTAAATGTTCTATAGCTGAGAATTGCGTGGGACACCTAGTTTTGTTCTACATGGGTTGTTGTGAGCTAATTAAAGAGGTTCACGAGGCCCACGAGATTTGTGGGACAAAGAAGGGATCTAGATGCTTAGACTATTGAACTATTATTTTTGGATGAACGGTAAATATATAGATCAAAACAGAATGTACAATGCTCGACGCCTGCAAATGATAGACATGCATCTGTATCTTATGGAACATCCTATCTATCTTGGGCTCATCACCCTCATATCAGCATCTATTCCTAGTTGGCCGCAAAAGATAAATCATACATGTGATTGCTAGATACCGAGCCTTTGTGAGGCGGCTGTTGCCATGGTGCACCCTCTGTAGTGTGTGGAACAGCCGGGCTGCAGTGCTTATGTTCTGCTGAATGTTGAGCCATCTTCTTACACTGCCCCACTGCAGTTTGCTAATGGGGCATTGGAAGAAGACATGGGCATTGGTTTCATTCTCCTGTTTGCACAAGGGGCAGGTCTTGTCCACCTCAAACGGAATGCGGTCTTTCGTCTTCAGCCGTTCATGTGCGAGAAGCCAAAAAAAAAATCTGTGCTTAGGCATCAGATATGGCTTCCATAATAGTTAAGTTTAACAAAATTAATGAGTTAGGGGGTGCTTGGTTGGATGTAATGAGAGTGGAGAATGGGAAAGGGATTGAAAGTGGGTGTTTGGTTTGGGGGATTGGTGGTGGGTCCCACAATTCATTGCCCTAAATATGGGAATGAGCCATTACCTAGCAAAAGGAGGGGAATGGGAAAAAAAATACTATTCGGATTCAAATCATACCCATAACCATTCTCCACTTCTATcaatctcattcccattcccttcCGTGAACCAGGCGCCCCCTTAGTTTTCTGGTGTCAATGTGTTGACATTACATCTGTATAAAGTTAACCAGCAAGAAACGATAAGGTTGCTTATTGTACCTCATTATTAGGTTTTTCTGAAATTAGTGATGGAATTTAGAACGTCAGTAGTTAGAGATGTCAGAGATGGGAGCAAATAACTATAATTAACTATACTTGACTTGTTGTGGAGCATCAACCTTCATGTGTTCACTGCATCAGATTTGGGCCATGTAGTTTTTACCTTAGTAGTGTAGTTTAACTATGCCAATTTGAGTTATAAAGCAAGATGGAGCTATGACTTCagtaacctatttgtcatatggGGGGTGTTTGTCTGCCAGTAGAATGGCTCATGAGGTAGTGTTAGTAATCTAGATACCTTAATGGTCAGTATTACGAAGGCCTAGTTATTCAAAGACAACATGGTTAGAGGTGACAATTTAGGTTAGCGGCAACTCATTTAATTCAGATTCAAACCTGACCCATTAAATAAACAGGTCAAAATCCAGAATTGCACATGACCCATGTATAAAAGGGTTTTACAGTCATGTCACATGACCATTTAATTAAATGTCTCATAAACATGACATGTGGCACGACTtacttaaaaaaacttaaataaaatttatatacaaACCATAtcctaattatttttaattatacaaAAGTATAAAATGTAATCTGTATTAtagtttatatttattatttcctATATATCCATAAcatatgttagattatatatttataatttaaattaactaataaaaatgatttaaatctAACCGCTTGAGATGCAAGTCAGTGGTGATTCGACCTGCTTATTTGTGAATCATAAATGGGTCAACTCATTTATAACATGAACTTGTTTAACTCAAACCTAAATGTGTAAAATTGTGGCTCAGGTTGTCCCATGAAAACATGTCATGTCAACTTTTGTCAATCTAAGTGTGGTGGCCTAGATTTCACAGATAAAACCATAATCCATGTAGAAGCATCACTACACCCTAACCTTATCACACACATAAACTACCATAATCAGCTAGGCGAAATCTTCACTTAAAAGAGAATTTGCAATAAGGCAACAAGTTCACAATCTGCAATCTCAAAATGTGATTCTACAACTTGTTTCTCAGTTTTAATGGACAAAAAACCTTTAAATCTTTTAATTCTAATTGTATATATTTGAAAGGTTGGTTTAGATGAGAATAAGACCGTACTTCTCAACTTGGTATGAGATGGTAGACACTTTAAGGCTTTAATCCTTTATTCAAACTGTATACCAAGTGCATAACAAAGATTACCAATTGTTTTAGTTGTATGAGACTTTAAGTCTTGTGTATAGTAAGTTTGAATTCATTAATGGAATGATGCTCAGGACTGGATCAAGTGACCTTTATATATTCCAGTAGGCAGTAGAACATATAATTATCCTACGAATGTAATGAGAAGATGCAGAATGTACCAGATATTTGGGGTTGGCTGTATATATTTGCTCCCCAAATAAACAGCCattttattcattatttattaTGATCAAAGCTAGCCCTAATTTTGGAATGAATGCTTAGTGAAAATTGAAAAATGCTAGTTAGTACTTAGATAATATGGAAAGTGACAGTTTTTTTTGTCTGAACAAATTTACTTGGTCAATTTGGTCTGATTATGATAACTAGAGATTATGTGGAGAatgtttttattttatctttgaaTAAATTTTGATCAGTCAACTTAACTTGCTTATGATAAGTCCATTATCTTGGGTAATAAATACACATATAACATAGCATTTCTGGTTATATAAGATGATAACTCTATCTTCTATACATATAAAAGTGCTAATTTAATTTTGCCAATGTGGCCTCCAACCTGTATATCAACATTGCTGGGTGGGGTAGAGCGCTGTTGCTTCCACTGTGAACAATGAATACTTTCTTATCCAATGTGGCATAGGAACGAACATGTGGTGGTCAAGACAAGAAAAGTGCTAAGTTAGTTCCCATGAGAATTCTTTCTTAGCCCTTGAATTTTATGGTGGTTTCTGCAGGCAAACTGAACTTGAGGAAAGGAAAAGGTTAAAAAAACTGAGGcagaaagagagaaaaatgacCATAGCAACTGGTACTGCCAAAAACAATTCTGAGCCATATTCACATGATTCTGTCAGGTTAACATGTAGGTCTACAGAAACATCAAGCCCAATACCTACATCTGTCTCTTGCATTGACACTGGCACAGCAAAAGCTAGTCCAAAGTTACTGTGTGTACAGCCAACAAAATACTGCAAAGTAGAACCCCATTTAGATTGCAACATGTTTTTGCATTCTCCAAAAGAGGTTAGTGTTGACTTTGTAGATCAGAAAATGGAGAATAAATCCTGTGAGTGTCAGCTAACTCCAATCAGTGGTCAAATTTTGTTGACACAAATTCCTCCAAGCAGTTGCTACCATGATGAAGCTCCATTTGCAAAATCTCCCACAACTTCAACCAACGACCTTATTATTGGGACGCAGAAAACAAAGCCAGAGAAAGATGGCAATGAAATTAACAGCAAGTGTGAAGTCTTGATTGGCTCTATCAGCGTTGACCTTGGAAATGGTTCACCGTTGGTGCTGAAACATTCTAAGCTAGCAGAGCATGTCTCGAGTCTCAATTCAGCCAACATAATGGACATAAAACCACCAAACCCATGTTGCCATGACATTGTAGATTCTGCTGTAGAGCAAATAGGAGCAAAGTTTAATGAATTACATGCTCACCCTTTTAATCATATTCCTGTTGAGAATGCTTGTGGCAATGGTTTTGGCAAATGCTTGGACTCTATCATTGACTTGGATAGTTCAGATTTGGCATTCCCCAGACTCTTCTCAAGCCATACTGCAAAGGCCTTTCTGGCAGAGAGTAAGTGCCCCTTATCTTCTGTGCTCTATTTTGGAGGCCTCACAAGTCAATAAGCAGTTTTGCCATCCTTTGgactatttttataataattaccTTTTTAAAGTTCTGAAATCTGTTAAC contains:
- the LOC121996816 gene encoding uncharacterized protein LOC121996816 isoform X1 → MILSASEQIHALRVPEANVTLSQVDVKVNRETEKYIPGWSLFSQCKVQSQKCEKCSRDFCSTINYRRHVRLHRRSLNIAKDFLKNRVLLGEYWDRLPIEEAKDILSLKDAVVEGVTGSFIIKELTNFIQNLGLLLLPHVYVKAGATLLDIVEGSSYRFPLSSQDLFNLLDDASERTFLHAGNALSMQKYIFNGDAEKISIEAKNLVAFASFMLEQKLVKSWHAEKDIEALRLQCLLMEEEEIAKKRQTELEERKRLKKLRQKERKMTIATGTAKNNSEPYSHDSVRLTCRSTETSSPIPTSVSCIDTGTAKASPKLLCVQPTKYCKVEPHLDCNMFLHSPKEVSVDFVDQKMENKSCECQLTPISGQILLTQIPPSSCYHDEAPFAKSPTTSTNDLIIGTQKTKPEKDGNEINSKCEVLIGSISVDLGNGSPLVLKHSKLAEHVSSLNSANIMDIKPPNPCCHDIVDSAVEQIGAKFNELHAHPFNHIPVENACGNGFGKCLDSIIDLDSSDLAFPRLFSSHTAKAFLAERWKESMMTDHVTLALPSDTEL
- the LOC121996816 gene encoding uncharacterized protein LOC121996816 isoform X2, yielding MLHFLRLMLKSTVRLKNIFQDGPYFHNVRFNLRSVRNVQETFAPQLIIDGMFVFIDFLKNRVLLGEYWDRLPIEEAKDILSLKDAVVEGVTGSFIIKELTNFIQNLGLLLLPHVYVKAGATLLDIVEGSSYRFPLSSQDLFNLLDDASERTFLHAGNALSMQKYIFNGDAEKISIEAKNLVAFASFMLEQKLVKSWHAEKDIEALRLQCLLMEEEEIAKKRQTELEERKRLKKLRQKERKMTIATGTAKNNSEPYSHDSVRLTCRSTETSSPIPTSVSCIDTGTAKASPKLLCVQPTKYCKVEPHLDCNMFLHSPKEVSVDFVDQKMENKSCECQLTPISGQILLTQIPPSSCYHDEAPFAKSPTTSTNDLIIGTQKTKPEKDGNEINSKCEVLIGSISVDLGNGSPLVLKHSKLAEHVSSLNSANIMDIKPPNPCCHDIVDSAVEQIGAKFNELHAHPFNHIPVENACGNGFGKCLDSIIDLDSSDLAFPRLFSSHTAKAFLAERWKESMMTDHVTLALPSDTEL